AGTATTTTGTTAAAATTTCCACAGTTTCCACAATAACTACTACTACTAAGACATTTATTTATTTGATATTTTTTATATTATTAAGAAGAGAAAAAAAGAATGATTGAATTTAATTTACGAAAAAAGTATATTGTGAATGTATAAAGTTCCAAATTCCGATGGAGATTATTTGTAATCAAAATGAGTTGAATAATGCTATACAACTAGTTAGTAAAGCTGTTTCTTCAAGACCAACTCATCCAATTCTTGCAAATATACTTTTAACAGCTGACCAAAGTACAAATAAGATAAGCCTTACAGGATTCGATCTTAATTTAGGAATTCAAACTTCTTTTGATGGAACTGTAAAAAATAGTGGAGCTATTACTATACCTTCAAAACTTTTATCTGAAATAGTAAACAAATTACCTAATGAGACACCTGTTTCTCTAAAAGCAGAAGAAGATTCCGATAATATTTTGATAAAAAGTGATAGAGGTTCTTTCAATCTTAAAGGTATTCCATCTGATGATTATCCTAATTTGCCATTTGTCGAAAGTGGTACCTCTCTAAATATTGATCCTAGTTCTTTCTTAAGAGCTTTAAAATCGACAATTTTTGCAAGTAGCAATGACGACGCAAAGCAATTACTTACAGGAGTAAACTTTACCTTTAAGCAAAATTATTTGGAGTCTGCTTCTACAGATGGTCATAGATTGGCTGTTGCTTTAATTGGTAATGAAGAGCACATAGAAAAGAAAGATAATTCTTTTTCAAATGAAGGAGACTTATCCGTAACTATTCCTACTAGATCTTTGAGAGAAATTGAGAAACTAATCTCATTAAGAAGCACAGATAATTCAATAAAGCTTTTCTACGATAAAGGTCAAGTTGTGTTTATTTCTTCTAGTCAAATAATTACTACAAGAACTCTTGAAGGTACATATCCAAATTATTCTCAATTAATTCCTGATAATTTCTCTAAAATTTTTAATTTTAATACTAAAAAACTAATTGATGCATTAGAAAGAATTGCCGTTTTAGCTGATCAGCAGAGTAGTGTAGTAAAGATTAAATTAGAAAATACTGATTTAGCTTCAATAAGTGCTGACGCGCAAGATATTGGAAACGCAAATGAATCTATACCAGTTTCTTACTCTGGTGATGATTTTGATATTGCATTTAATGTTAGATATCTTTTGGAAGGTTTAAAAGTTATTGGTTCTGAGAATGTACTTTTAAAGTGTAATCTTTCAACTACCCCAGCTATTTTTGTACCAGAAGATAACCTTAATTCTTTTACTTATTTAGTTATGCCTGTTCAGGTTCGTTCTTAGCTTGAAATTACCTAAAGAAATTTTATTAAGTGATTTACTTAAATACAATGTTAAGGGGAACTTGTCTCTTAATTATGGACATGGTGAAAATGTTTGGATGCATCCTCCAGTTCATCGAATTCTAGGATGGTATTCTCGTCCTTCAAACTTTGATTTAAAAAGAAATGTTTGGCGCTTAAATCAAATTAATCAAATAATTGATAATGAAATTTATATTAAAGGTGATCCAGCTATTTCTGATTTAGCAACTTTAAATAGGTTTCCAACTTTAATAGAAGCTAATCTCATAAATATAAACAACTCAAGAATTGGAGTTATTGCAGATTTTTTGTTTGAAATTAAAACAGGTAAAATTAAATATTATTTAGTATCTAGATCGAATCCTAAAATTCCTGGTTCTAGTAGATGGAAATTAAATATTGATAATATTAATGATCAACAACCTGGTTTAGTATTTTGCGAAGTTAATTCTTTAGATGATTTATATTTAATAAAATCAAGTATAAAAAATGAATTTTTTCAAAAAGGAAGAAAAATAATTGAGAGATTTGATGATATGAAAAATGTTGCATCTAATAGATTAGAGGATTGGCTCGAAGAAGATGAAGATATAAACCAAAACTTAGATTTTAAACAAAAAAGTTTTTATAATAACAATAGAACATCAAGATCTTTTAGTGAAAAAAAAGAAGATGACCCTTGGATTTAAAGAATGATAAATAAAGAAAATAATGATCCTTTTGATCTAAATAAAATACTAAATGTTGAAAATTTAACAATTAATGATTACGAAGAGATTTGTAAAAGATTGAAGAGAAAACCTAATAGAACAGAATTAGGGATGTTTGGTGTTATGTGGTCTGAACATTGTTGTTATAGAAATTCAAAACCTTTACTTTCTAAGTTTCCTATTAAGGGAAAAAATGTTTTGGTTGGTCCTGGAGAAAATGCAGGTGTTATTGATGTTGGAAATAATCAAAAACTTGTATTTAAAATAGAAAGTCATAATCATCCCTCTGCCATTGAACCTTTTCAAGGAGCAGCAACAGGTGTTGGAGGAATATTAAGAGATATTTTTACAATGGGTGCAAGGCCAATTGCAGTATTGAATTCATTGAGATTCGGAAATCTTGATAAGCCATCAAATATTGACTTGCTTAGAGGAGTTGTATCCGGAATAGCACATTATGGAAATTGCGTTGGTGTACCTACTGTCGGAGGTGAAATTGAATTTGATGATAGTTATTCTGGAAACCCTCTAGTCAATGTTATGGCTTTAGGACTTTTAGAGACTGATGAAATCGTTTGTTCTGGAGCTAAAAATATCGGATCACCAGTATTATATGTTGGCAACACTACTGGAAGAGATGGTGTGGGTGGTGCCAGTTTTGCTAGTTCAGAATTAACTACCTCTTCATTAGATGACAGGCCTGCAGTGCAAGTAGGTGATCCTTTTATTGAAAAAAGTCTTATAGAGGCATGTTTAGATGCTTTTAAAACAGGAGATGTAATTGCAGCTCAAGATATGGGTGCAGCCGGTTTAACGTGTAGTAGTGCAGAAATGGCTGCAAATGGAAATTTAGGTATATCTATTGATTTAGATTTGGTTCCTTCTAGAGAAGAGAATATGTCTGCATACCAATATTTACTTTCTGAATCACAAGAAAGAATGTTGTTTGTTGTGAAGGAAGAAAAAATTAATAACCTTATTGAAAAATTTACTAAGTGGGGATTACATGCCACTGTTATTGGTGAAGTAATAGAGACTAAGGAGGTAATTATTTATCATAAAGACAAAATTGTTGCTCAAATTCCTACTTCTGCTTTATCTGATGATACGCCTGTAAATGTTCACAAAGTGATTAATAATCCACCTGATTATTTGTTAAAGAAATGGCAATGGCAAGAAAATAATTTACCAGAAATTAATAAGCAAAAAATATTTTCATTGAAATACGATAAGAGTTTTTCTTTATCAGAAATTATTTTAAAAATTCTCTCTAATCCTTCAATAGCCTCAAAACGATGGATTTATAAACAATATGATTCTCAAGTATTGGCAAATACAGTTTTCAAACCTGGAGAATCAGATGCATCTGTAATAAGACTAAGAGAACAAAATGAAAAAAAAAGTAGAGTTTTTTCTGGTATAGCCGCTTCGGTTGATTGTAATACAAGATGGGTTTCACTTGATCCTTTTAGAGGAGCGATCGCTGCAGTTGCTGAATCTGCAAGAAACGTAAGTTGTGTTGGCGCAGAGCCACTAGCAATTACAAATAACTTAAATTTTTCTTCTCCTGAAACAGAAACAGGATATTGGCAACTTTCATCTTCGTGTGACGGAATTTCTGAAGCTTGCAAAATTTTAGAGACTCCTGTTACTGGAGGAAATGTTTCTTTATATAATGAATCAATAAATAAAGATAATAAAATTACTCCTATTAACCCTACACCAGTCATTGGAATGGTTGGGAAAATAGAAAACGTTGAGAAAGCTATAAGTAGTGGATGGAAAAATTCTTATGATCAAATATGGATAATTGGCTCTGATAAATCAGAAAAAACAATTGCAGCTAGTTCTTACTTGGAGTATTTTCATGGAGAAATTACAGGTCGGCCTCCAAAAATAGATTTACAGGATGAAAAATTTTGCCAAGTTTTTTTAAGGAATGCGATTATAAAAAATTTTGTAGTTTCTTCTCATGATGTTAGTGATGGCGGTTTAGCTATTGCTTTAGCAGAATGTTGTATTTTGTCCTCGAAAGGTGCGACCATAGAGTTGCAGAAAGATGCGAATAGAGATGATAATTTATTGTTTGCAGAGGGAGGGTCAAGAATTATTTTTTCAGTAGATAAAAGGAAAGAAAGAGATTGGCTTAATTATTTAAAAAAGATTCAAATAAATTTGAAATCAAGTATTTACGTTAAGAAAATAGGCTATGTTTCGACTCAAACTTTAAACATAAAAATTCAAGATAAAAATATCTGCAATATTAGGGTTGAGGAATTAACAGAAAAATTTAATAATAGTATTTCCGGTTATTTTTAAATATGAAAAATACTTCTCAAATATTTAAATTTTTAAGCAATTAAGTTATGTGTGGAATAGTTGGCATTGTTTCTTCAGATGATGTAAATCAACAAATTTACGATAGTCTCTTGCTGTTACAGCATAGGGGTCAAGATTCAACAGGTATAGCTACAATGGAAAATACTATTTTCCATATTCATAAAGCTAAAGGGCAGGTTAATACCGCTTATAGAACAAGAGATATGAGGAATTTAATTGGCAAAATTGGATTAGGTCATGTTAGGTATGCGACAAAAGGATCAGCAGAAAGTGTGGAGGAAGCCCAGCCTTTTTATGTTAATGCTCCTTATGGAATTGTTTTGATACATAATGGTAATTTGACGAATACTAGAGATCTAGAAAAACAATTATTTAATATAGATAAAAGGCATACAAATTCTTCAAGTGATACTGAAATGCTTTTAAATGTATTAGCGACAGAATTGCAAGAACAAATACATAATCAAGAATTAGAACCTGATACCATTTTTGATGCTGTTAAATCTTTACATAAAAGAATTCAGGGTTCATATGCTTCAATTGCATTAATTTCAGGACATGGTTTATTAGCATTCAGAGATCCTTTTGGTATAAGACCTTTAGTTATCGGGAAAAGACTTTCATTAACTACAAATAAAGAAGAGTGGATGGTTGCTAGCGAATCTTTAGTGCTTGAAAATAACGATTATCAAGTAGTGAGAGATGTAGATCCTGGAGAAGCTGTTTTTATAAACCTTAACGGGGAGTTTTTTTCCAAGCAGTGTTCTGTTAACCCAATTTTATGTCCCTGTGCATTTGAATATGTTTATCTGGCTAGACCTGATTCAATTATGAACGGAATCTCTGTTTATAAAGCTCGTTTAAAAATGGGAGACTACTTGTCTGAAACAATAAAAGAAACAATAAATTCTGGAGACGTAGATGTTGTAATGCCTATCCCTGATTCTTCTAGGCCTGCTGCTATGCAAGTTGCAAGACAGTTAGGTATTGAATATAGAGAAGGTTTTTTTAAAAATAGGTATGTTGGAAGAACATTTATAATGCCTGGTCAGCAAAAACGTAAAAAATCCGTAAGACAAAAATTAAATGCAATGAGTGCAGAGTTTAAAAATAAAAATGTACTAATTGTTGATGACTCGATAGTAAGAGGAACTACTTCAAAAGAAATTGTTCAGATGGCTAAAGATGCAGGCGCTAATAAAGTTTTTTTTACATCGGCAGCACCACCAGTTCGCTTTCCTCATGTTTATGGAATTAATATGCCTAATAGAGATGAATTAATAGCGCATGATAGAACAATACAAGAAATTGCTAGTAAACTTGAAATCGATAATCTTGTTTATCAAAGTGTTGAAAATTTACGTAAATCTATAATAAAAGATTCGCTTATTAAAGATTTGGAGATGAGTTGCTTTACTGGTTCATATGTAACAGGAACAGTAAATCAAGAGTACTTAAATTGGGTTGAAAATGAATATAAATCTTAGTTAAGAAACTTTTCGTGTTTAAAACAATTTTCGAGATATTCTCCGTTATCTAATTTTAAAAAGTCAATTAAAAAATTTTTATTGTTAGATTTGGAATTTAATTTATCAAAATCTAATCTAGCCGATTTATTTTTATTAGTTTCAATATCTAGGTAATGGTTACTTGGCAAAATTTTGATAAATAAATCATCGTTTTTAAGTTGAGTTTTTTCATTTAAATATCCTAAACTGCATTCATTTGCATAATAAATTTCATTACTATTCAGACAAAAGATTTTTCCTTTTTTTGAAATTATATAAATAATATCTCCATTCTGATATGGACAAAAAGAAACAATTTTTTCTGTTGGAAAAAGTTTTGCAAGCATTAATCCCTGTGATTGTTTACTGGTGGGCGATAAAAATTCATTTGATAAATTAAATTTGAATAGTCTTCCTATTGAGGTTAGTATTATTAAATTTTTTTCATTATTGGCTATAAATGAATCAATTATTTTAATATTATTTTTTAATTTTGCAATTGTGAATGATCTATTACTTTTAAGCATATTTTCATCAAATATGATTTTTTTAAATCTTCCATCTGTATTCAAGACACATAAATAATTTTTAGTGCTTTTTTTAAATGAATGAAAATTTACAATTTCGTTTGGATCAATATTCCCAAGAATTTTATTATCTAACTTAAAGTCATTATTGATATTTGATTCCCAATCAACGTGAAAAACTTTTCCTGAAGAAGTTATTCCAATAATTTTTACATCTTTATCGATCCTACATATAAATTTTTGAATGTTTCTATTATCTATAATTTTATTTATATCTTCAAACGATTTCTTATAGTTATTAAAAATCATTTTTTTTAAATATAGTCTATTGTCTATAAATAATTTAGTTTTTTTATTAATCAACTCCTCTAATATCTGATTATTAATTGTTTTTAATTCTTGATTTTGATCTATATTTCTAAGAAGTTTTGTTTTTCTTTTAACATTATATTTTTTCTTCAAAATTAATAATTCTTCTATCAGTAGATTAAGTAATAATTTTCTTTCATTTAATAACTCTTGAAAATAATACTTTTTTTCTTGTAATTTTTTTATATCAATATTTATTTGATGTCTTTCAAGATTGGTTAATTTTTTAAGAGGCATATCTAATACTGAATTTGCTTGTTTTCCACTTAAGTAAAAACTATCGATCAATTTTGATTTTGCTTCTACTGCATTTTCTGAATCTTCAATAATTTCGATAACTTTTTTAATGTCTTTTGTTGCTTTGGATAAACCCTCCAATATTTCAAGCTTTTCAAGAGTGTTTTTGAGAAAATAATTTGTTCTTTTTCTAATTGTTTCTTCTCTAAATTCAATAAAGTAGTTTAAATATTGTTTTAAGTTTAGCTGTACGGGCTTACCATTAATTAATGCTAAAAAGATTGCTCCAAAGTTGGTTTGAAGAGTTGTTTTTTTATATAAGTTTGAAATTACAAGTTCATTATTAGAATCTTTTTTTAACTCTATTACAATTCTCATTCCATCTCTATCGCTTTCATCCCTAATATCAGAAATTCCATTAATTTTGCCTGAATTAACAAGTTCAGCTAGTTTTTCAATCCATCCTGCTTTACTGATTTGATAAGGAAGTTCTGTTACGATCAAAGCATTTTTTTTATGCTTTCCTTTGCCTAAATTTAGTTCCTCTGTTTTTATGATACCTCTAATCGTTATTGATCCTTTTCCGGTATCGTAAAGTTCTTCTACTGCTTTATTACAAATTAATTCTCCTCCTGTAGGAAAGTCAGGTCCTTTAATAAGGTTAAAAAGTTTTTTATTGCTTATTTCTTTATTTTCTACTAATGCAATTAAACCATCTATTATTTCTCCTAAGTTGTGAGGGGGAATGTTTGTTGCCATGCCAACAGCAATACCAGATGATCCGTTCAACAATAAAAATGGAAGTTGAGCAGGAAGAACATCTGGTTCTTTCTGTGAACCATCAAAGTTATTTGAAAAATTTACTGTTTCTGATCCAATTTCTTCAAGAAAGCATTGGTGAGCTATCGGTGCTAATCTGGTTTCAGTGTATCTCATCGCTGCTGGTGGATCATTATCAACAGATCCAAAATTTCCATGGCCGTCTAAGGTGGGATATTTAGTTGAAAAACTTTGTACTAGCCTTACTAGCGCATCGTAAACTGCTTGATCTCCATGAGGATGGTATTTTCCGAGTACATCTCCAACTACTCTTGCGCATTTTCTAAATGGCCTATCTGGCGTTAAACCTAATTCGTACATTGCAAATAATATTCTTCTCTGAACAGGTTTAAGACCGTCTCTTGCATCGGGAAGAGCTCTTCCAACTATTACACTCATTGCATACTCAAGATAAGAACGTTGCATTTCTTCTTGGAGTGAGATGGAAGTGTATTTTTTCTTATACATCAGAGTGCAAAATTGAATATGTTTTAATTAACTAAATTAAGATTAGTTCGTAAAAAAATATTTACCAGTATAAAAATCAAGAAGATGAACTTATTTTTGATTTTGCCAGTATTACATCTTTTTGTAGCTTTTTATTTTGTAAAAGAATTTCTGTTGAGTTTTGCAATTTTTCTCCCCACAACTGTTCTTTTCTATATTCGTAATCAACGTAGTTATGATTTTTAGCTAAAGCTTTTTTTGCTAGCTCAATAGCTAAATTAATATTTTTAATTCTTAGACATGCAGCAAGTCCTAATAATGGTTCAGCATTATCCTGAATTGAGATTGCACTTTCAAAAAGTTTGATTGATAGGTTTATTTTATTTTGCTCGAAATAAGCTAAACCTTTGTTGTTAATCGCTTGCCAAAAATCAGGCTTAATTTGTATAGATTTATCAAACATGTTGATAGCTTGGGCGTAGTTTTTGTTTAACAAATAAATATTTCCTAATTGAAAAATAGCTTTGTGGTTATTTGGTTCAATTTTCAATCCTGTTTCTAGAGAATTTTTAGCATTTTTTTGTTGTGAAATTTTCAAGTAAACATTACTTTTTGCAAAGTGTATTTCGCTCATATTCGGATTAATTTTTTGTGCTTTATTTAGAGAATTTAATGCGTTTTTGTAGAGTTTATTAGCTATCTGTGCTTCAGATAATATTAACCAAAGTTTTTCATTTTTTGAATTTATTTTTACAGCTAATTTAGCTAAATTAAGGCTATCTCTATATTGTCCAAAATATAAAAGTTGATATGCATTTTTGCCAATAGATAAACTGTCCTTTTGTAAATTCTTTATTGTTGGGAAATAATAATAGGGAACAATTGATTTAACTTTTTCTACTTTTAGAAAGTAAAAGCTTATTAAAGATATGCATATTAACCTTTTTAAAAACTTGTTCATCATTATCCTTTATTCCTTAGATTTGCTTCTATGTTTCGTCTCCACATCCATGGTTTTATTCTTTTTAATGTAGTTCCTTTTAGATTTTTTTTCCAAGTATCATCATCCCAATTTAAAGATTCTATATTGAGGTTTTGAATCCAATTTTTTGGAGTAGTTTCAGAAGTATTGTTATATGGGACTGCCTTGTTCCAAGGACATACATCTTGACAAATGTCACATCCTGCAACCCATCCATTTAAATTTTCTTCTATTTTTTTTGGAATGGTCTTTTCTCTACTTTCTATAGTGTGATATGCAATACATAGATCTGACTGTATTACAAAGGGTTCAACTATTGCCTTTGTTGGACAAAGGTCAATACAAATATCACATTTTCCGCAAAGTGATTGATGAGGTTTATCTGGTACTAAATCTTTTGTAAGAATCAAAAAACCCAAAGTAAACCAAGAACCATTTTTTTTATTTATTAAATTACTATTTTTACCTATCCAACCTAAACCTGATTCTTCAGCCCATGCTTTTTCAAGAAGCGGCGAGGTGTCAACACATATTTTCCAATTGCAATCTGGAACTTCTTGGTTGATCCACTTACCAACATTCTTTAATTTCTTATAAATCACTTTGTGATAATCTTCTCCTTGACTAAATTTACC
This sequence is a window from Prochlorococcus marinus XMU1419. Protein-coding genes within it:
- the dnaN gene encoding DNA polymerase III subunit beta, which codes for MEIICNQNELNNAIQLVSKAVSSRPTHPILANILLTADQSTNKISLTGFDLNLGIQTSFDGTVKNSGAITIPSKLLSEIVNKLPNETPVSLKAEEDSDNILIKSDRGSFNLKGIPSDDYPNLPFVESGTSLNIDPSSFLRALKSTIFASSNDDAKQLLTGVNFTFKQNYLESASTDGHRLAVALIGNEEHIEKKDNSFSNEGDLSVTIPTRSLREIEKLISLRSTDNSIKLFYDKGQVVFISSSQIITTRTLEGTYPNYSQLIPDNFSKIFNFNTKKLIDALERIAVLADQQSSVVKIKLENTDLASISADAQDIGNANESIPVSYSGDDFDIAFNVRYLLEGLKVIGSENVLLKCNLSTTPAIFVPEDNLNSFTYLVMPVQVRS
- a CDS encoding PRC-barrel domain-containing protein; protein product: MKLPKEILLSDLLKYNVKGNLSLNYGHGENVWMHPPVHRILGWYSRPSNFDLKRNVWRLNQINQIIDNEIYIKGDPAISDLATLNRFPTLIEANLININNSRIGVIADFLFEIKTGKIKYYLVSRSNPKIPGSSRWKLNIDNINDQQPGLVFCEVNSLDDLYLIKSSIKNEFFQKGRKIIERFDDMKNVASNRLEDWLEEDEDINQNLDFKQKSFYNNNRTSRSFSEKKEDDPWI
- the purL gene encoding phosphoribosylformylglycinamidine synthase subunit PurL; this encodes MINKENNDPFDLNKILNVENLTINDYEEICKRLKRKPNRTELGMFGVMWSEHCCYRNSKPLLSKFPIKGKNVLVGPGENAGVIDVGNNQKLVFKIESHNHPSAIEPFQGAATGVGGILRDIFTMGARPIAVLNSLRFGNLDKPSNIDLLRGVVSGIAHYGNCVGVPTVGGEIEFDDSYSGNPLVNVMALGLLETDEIVCSGAKNIGSPVLYVGNTTGRDGVGGASFASSELTTSSLDDRPAVQVGDPFIEKSLIEACLDAFKTGDVIAAQDMGAAGLTCSSAEMAANGNLGISIDLDLVPSREENMSAYQYLLSESQERMLFVVKEEKINNLIEKFTKWGLHATVIGEVIETKEVIIYHKDKIVAQIPTSALSDDTPVNVHKVINNPPDYLLKKWQWQENNLPEINKQKIFSLKYDKSFSLSEIILKILSNPSIASKRWIYKQYDSQVLANTVFKPGESDASVIRLREQNEKKSRVFSGIAASVDCNTRWVSLDPFRGAIAAVAESARNVSCVGAEPLAITNNLNFSSPETETGYWQLSSSCDGISEACKILETPVTGGNVSLYNESINKDNKITPINPTPVIGMVGKIENVEKAISSGWKNSYDQIWIIGSDKSEKTIAASSYLEYFHGEITGRPPKIDLQDEKFCQVFLRNAIIKNFVVSSHDVSDGGLAIALAECCILSSKGATIELQKDANRDDNLLFAEGGSRIIFSVDKRKERDWLNYLKKIQINLKSSIYVKKIGYVSTQTLNIKIQDKNICNIRVEELTEKFNNSISGYF
- the purF gene encoding amidophosphoribosyltransferase, whose amino-acid sequence is MCGIVGIVSSDDVNQQIYDSLLLLQHRGQDSTGIATMENTIFHIHKAKGQVNTAYRTRDMRNLIGKIGLGHVRYATKGSAESVEEAQPFYVNAPYGIVLIHNGNLTNTRDLEKQLFNIDKRHTNSSSDTEMLLNVLATELQEQIHNQELEPDTIFDAVKSLHKRIQGSYASIALISGHGLLAFRDPFGIRPLVIGKRLSLTTNKEEWMVASESLVLENNDYQVVRDVDPGEAVFINLNGEFFSKQCSVNPILCPCAFEYVYLARPDSIMNGISVYKARLKMGDYLSETIKETINSGDVDVVMPIPDSSRPAAMQVARQLGIEYREGFFKNRYVGRTFIMPGQQKRKKSVRQKLNAMSAEFKNKNVLIVDDSIVRGTTSKEIVQMAKDAGANKVFFTSAAPPVRFPHVYGINMPNRDELIAHDRTIQEIASKLEIDNLVYQSVENLRKSIIKDSLIKDLEMSCFTGSYVTGTVNQEYLNWVENEYKS
- a CDS encoding DNA gyrase/topoisomerase IV subunit A, which gives rise to MYKKKYTSISLQEEMQRSYLEYAMSVIVGRALPDARDGLKPVQRRILFAMYELGLTPDRPFRKCARVVGDVLGKYHPHGDQAVYDALVRLVQSFSTKYPTLDGHGNFGSVDNDPPAAMRYTETRLAPIAHQCFLEEIGSETVNFSNNFDGSQKEPDVLPAQLPFLLLNGSSGIAVGMATNIPPHNLGEIIDGLIALVENKEISNKKLFNLIKGPDFPTGGELICNKAVEELYDTGKGSITIRGIIKTEELNLGKGKHKKNALIVTELPYQISKAGWIEKLAELVNSGKINGISDIRDESDRDGMRIVIELKKDSNNELVISNLYKKTTLQTNFGAIFLALINGKPVQLNLKQYLNYFIEFREETIRKRTNYFLKNTLEKLEILEGLSKATKDIKKVIEIIEDSENAVEAKSKLIDSFYLSGKQANSVLDMPLKKLTNLERHQINIDIKKLQEKKYYFQELLNERKLLLNLLIEELLILKKKYNVKRKTKLLRNIDQNQELKTINNQILEELINKKTKLFIDNRLYLKKMIFNNYKKSFEDINKIIDNRNIQKFICRIDKDVKIIGITSSGKVFHVDWESNINNDFKLDNKILGNIDPNEIVNFHSFKKSTKNYLCVLNTDGRFKKIIFDENMLKSNRSFTIAKLKNNIKIIDSFIANNEKNLIILTSIGRLFKFNLSNEFLSPTSKQSQGLMLAKLFPTEKIVSFCPYQNGDIIYIISKKGKIFCLNSNEIYYANECSLGYLNEKTQLKNDDLFIKILPSNHYLDIETNKNKSARLDFDKLNSKSNNKNFLIDFLKLDNGEYLENCFKHEKFLN
- a CDS encoding tetratricopeptide repeat protein; translation: MNKFLKRLICISLISFYFLKVEKVKSIVPYYYFPTIKNLQKDSLSIGKNAYQLLYFGQYRDSLNLAKLAVKINSKNEKLWLILSEAQIANKLYKNALNSLNKAQKINPNMSEIHFAKSNVYLKISQQKNAKNSLETGLKIEPNNHKAIFQLGNIYLLNKNYAQAINMFDKSIQIKPDFWQAINNKGLAYFEQNKINLSIKLFESAISIQDNAEPLLGLAACLRIKNINLAIELAKKALAKNHNYVDYEYRKEQLWGEKLQNSTEILLQNKKLQKDVILAKSKISSSS
- the queG gene encoding tRNA epoxyqueuosine(34) reductase QueG; its protein translation is MVDNFKNKKEISKKLKERAIFEGFTISGIASIPGSSRIKMRTRALERWLSNNYHAEMKWMEAERRKNISSLLDNAKSVLCVGFNYKNSQNHNSYFKVGKFSQGEDYHKVIYKKLKNVGKWINQEVPDCNWKICVDTSPLLEKAWAEESGLGWIGKNSNLINKKNGSWFTLGFLILTKDLVPDKPHQSLCGKCDICIDLCPTKAIVEPFVIQSDLCIAYHTIESREKTIPKKIEENLNGWVAGCDICQDVCPWNKAVPYNNTSETTPKNWIQNLNIESLNWDDDTWKKNLKGTTLKRIKPWMWRRNIEANLRNKG